The proteins below come from a single Corynebacterium cystitidis genomic window:
- a CDS encoding ATP-binding protein, whose translation MRQLIERDHYLNNLLGVTDPDYVRIITGVRRCGKSTLLELYRRHLINTGTSDDAILVINFEDHSNAPLRDPDAFHNHVRDAINAGVRYLHVDEVQELDGWAGVINSLRLDPELEICVTGSNASLFVGESLTYLAGRYIEIPMLPLSLSEFRQFRYHNRTPPTPDQLFQEWMHIGGFPATVQLTDPVVIRQANTSLFDSIFTRDISLRGQIRDTEMFLRVARFIFDNAGSPVATHRIANHLKQEGFTASSETINRYLALMSDAHLIYQCRDYDTKGKRWLSTNGKFYFVDPGLRTALLGSRTFNLGHDLENMVYLELRRRGFHVSTGTVPGGEIDFIATKDSLQLHIQVALTASDEGTLRRELAPFKTLDAGSRCLLLTTDRFSPDTGAVDWCDAIAFLNGAPLPGEDSHR comes from the coding sequence ATGAGGCAGCTAATTGAGCGCGACCACTACCTAAACAACCTGCTCGGCGTGACTGACCCCGACTATGTGCGGATCATCACCGGGGTGCGCCGCTGCGGAAAATCCACGCTGCTTGAACTGTACCGGCGGCACCTTATCAACACCGGTACCAGCGACGATGCCATCCTCGTGATTAACTTTGAGGACCACTCTAATGCCCCACTGCGCGACCCGGACGCGTTCCACAACCACGTCCGCGATGCCATCAATGCCGGTGTGCGCTACCTCCACGTCGACGAGGTCCAAGAACTCGACGGCTGGGCGGGCGTGATCAACTCGCTGCGGCTCGACCCCGAACTGGAAATCTGCGTCACCGGCTCTAACGCGTCACTGTTCGTTGGTGAATCGCTCACGTACCTGGCTGGGCGTTACATCGAGATCCCGATGCTGCCGCTATCGCTGAGCGAATTCCGCCAATTCCGCTACCACAACCGCACACCACCCACCCCAGACCAACTATTTCAGGAGTGGATGCACATCGGTGGTTTTCCCGCCACGGTGCAGCTGACCGACCCGGTAGTGATCCGCCAGGCCAACACGTCCCTATTCGATTCGATCTTCACCCGCGACATCTCACTGCGTGGCCAAATCCGCGACACGGAAATGTTCCTCCGCGTCGCCCGCTTCATCTTCGACAACGCCGGCTCCCCAGTGGCAACCCATCGCATAGCCAACCACCTCAAGCAGGAAGGTTTCACCGCTTCGAGCGAAACCATCAACCGGTACCTCGCGCTGATGTCCGACGCGCACCTGATCTACCAGTGCCGCGACTACGACACCAAAGGCAAACGCTGGCTGTCCACCAACGGCAAGTTCTACTTCGTTGACCCGGGCCTGCGCACCGCATTGCTTGGGTCGCGCACATTCAACCTCGGCCACGACCTGGAAAACATGGTTTACCTCGAGCTGCGCCGCCGCGGCTTCCACGTGTCCACGGGCACCGTCCCGGGAGGTGAAATCGATTTCATCGCCACTAAGGACAGCCTGCAGTTACACATCCAGGTTGCGTTGACCGCCTCCGACGAGGGCACTTTACGACGAGAGCTCGCCCCCTTCAAAACTCTCGACGCGGGTTCGCGCTGTCTGCTGCTCACCACTGACCGTTTCTCCCCCGACACCGGCGCTGTGGATTGGTGCGATGCAATCGCTTTCCTCAACGGCGCGCCCTTGCCGGGTGAGGATTCGCACCGCTAA
- a CDS encoding AMP-binding protein, translating to MNRASHVLEVLPVSLADPTAILPNLEEAIAGARTLLPVPADDRARTDVLKASQRAGEPIDAEIALVVSTSGSTGTPKGAQLTAANLVASADATHQFLGGPGQWLLAMPAHHIAGLQVLVRSLIAGVEPAACDLTGGFNVAEFSALARELNDTGDRCYTSLTPMQLNKAMSTLDGIEALRLFDAILVGGASTSPKLLRAAKELRINVVTTYGSSETSGGCVYNGQPIAGAQIRVEIGADAGSGSTGPDSGRAGAGSGGVSARSGRIHLGGPMIAHGYRNLPEHEAFARDGWFATSDAGSLIDDHLHIAGRIDTIIDSGGLKLHPEVVEKHMLALDGVDSACVIGVPDERLGQRIVTVYSGTATRTDLLEAFEELPRWQVPKEILHVEQMPLIGPGKVDRQEVAALFRM from the coding sequence GTGAATCGAGCGTCTCATGTTCTGGAAGTCCTGCCCGTCAGCTTGGCTGATCCTACCGCGATCCTGCCGAATTTAGAGGAGGCGATCGCAGGCGCCCGCACGCTGCTGCCGGTGCCTGCTGATGATCGCGCGCGTACAGACGTGTTGAAAGCGTCGCAACGCGCAGGAGAGCCGATTGATGCGGAGATTGCGCTGGTTGTGTCCACGTCCGGCTCGACAGGAACACCGAAGGGCGCGCAGCTGACGGCGGCGAACCTGGTGGCCAGCGCCGATGCCACCCACCAGTTTTTAGGCGGGCCGGGGCAATGGTTGCTTGCCATGCCCGCCCACCACATTGCTGGCCTGCAGGTGCTGGTGCGCAGCCTGATCGCCGGGGTGGAACCGGCCGCGTGCGACTTGACCGGTGGCTTCAACGTCGCCGAATTTAGCGCACTTGCCCGCGAGCTCAACGACACCGGCGACCGCTGCTACACCTCGCTGACCCCCATGCAGCTGAACAAAGCCATGTCCACCCTCGACGGCATTGAGGCACTCCGGCTTTTCGACGCGATCCTCGTCGGCGGGGCGTCCACCAGCCCGAAGCTGCTGCGCGCGGCCAAAGAGCTGCGCATCAACGTGGTGACCACCTACGGTTCCTCGGAAACCTCCGGCGGCTGCGTGTATAACGGCCAGCCCATCGCCGGGGCGCAGATCCGGGTTGAGATTGGTGCCGACGCGGGTTCGGGCAGTACGGGCCCGGACTCCGGTCGCGCGGGCGCGGGCTCCGGCGGCGTGAGCGCACGCTCCGGCCGCATCCACCTCGGCGGGCCCATGATCGCCCACGGCTACCGCAACCTCCCCGAACACGAGGCTTTCGCGCGCGACGGCTGGTTTGCCACGTCTGACGCAGGTTCGCTTATCGACGACCACCTCCACATTGCTGGGCGCATCGACACCATCATCGACTCGGGCGGTTTGAAACTGCACCCAGAGGTCGTCGAAAAGCACATGCTTGCCCTCGACGGGGTGGACTCGGCCTGCGTTATTGGGGTGCCGGACGAACGATTGGGCCAACGCATTGTGACTGTATATTCGGGAACGGCCACGCGCACTGACTTGCTTGAGGCTTTCGAGGAGTTGCCGCGCTGGCAGGTGCCCAAGGAAATCCTGCACGTGGAGCAGATGCCGCTGATTGGGCCGGGGAAGGTGGATCGCCAGGAAGTGGCGGCACTGTTTAGGATGTAG
- a CDS encoding 1,4-dihydroxy-2-naphthoate polyprenyltransferase: MTTSYSASHSATRRDWWEASRPHTWANAWAPVIVGTGAAAFAGGAHFGRALLALIVAWALIIGVNFSNDYSDGVRGTDSDEAGRTGPTRLTGSGLANPKDVKRAALISFGVAAVAGIVLSLWSAWWFILVGAACIAGAWFYTGGKNPYGYRGLGEIAVFIFFGLVAVLGTEYTQAGSISWVGVAAAVGIGAISASVNMANNIRDIPSDSATGKKTLAVRLGERNARRLFAAFSIVPFVMSLLIAAAYLPALIGLIALPLALQGAITVLKGARGKDLIPVLSINGKAMLVWAIATTVALFFGALN, from the coding sequence ATGACTACCTCTTATTCGGCTTCTCATTCGGCCACGCGCCGTGACTGGTGGGAGGCCTCCCGCCCCCACACTTGGGCCAATGCGTGGGCGCCGGTGATCGTCGGCACGGGCGCTGCCGCATTCGCCGGTGGGGCGCACTTCGGGCGGGCCCTGCTGGCGCTGATTGTGGCGTGGGCGCTGATCATTGGGGTGAATTTCTCCAACGACTACTCCGACGGGGTTCGTGGAACCGACTCAGACGAAGCTGGCCGCACCGGCCCTACACGGCTGACCGGCTCCGGCCTGGCCAACCCGAAGGACGTCAAACGCGCCGCCTTGATCAGTTTCGGGGTGGCGGCGGTGGCAGGCATTGTGCTGTCGCTGTGGTCGGCGTGGTGGTTCATCCTGGTCGGCGCGGCCTGTATCGCCGGTGCCTGGTTCTACACTGGTGGCAAGAACCCCTACGGCTACCGGGGGCTGGGTGAGATTGCTGTGTTCATCTTCTTCGGCCTGGTAGCGGTGTTGGGTACCGAGTACACCCAAGCCGGTTCGATCAGCTGGGTTGGTGTGGCCGCAGCGGTGGGGATCGGCGCGATCTCGGCGAGTGTGAACATGGCCAACAACATCCGCGATATTCCGTCCGACTCGGCTACCGGCAAGAAAACACTCGCGGTCCGCCTCGGTGAGCGGAACGCGCGGCGCCTGTTCGCCGCCTTCTCAATCGTGCCTTTTGTCATGAGCCTGCTGATTGCCGCAGCCTACCTACCGGCCTTGATCGGCCTGATCGCACTACCACTCGCCCTACAAGGAGCCATCACCGTATTAAAAGGCGCGCGCGGGAAAGACCTGATCCCGGTGCTCAGCATCAACGGTAAGGCCATGCTTGTGTGGGCCATCGCAACCACGGTGGCCCTGTTTTTCGGCGCGCTGAACTAG
- a CDS encoding HNH endonuclease signature motif containing protein, protein MDAFEAFAAQWRSGMAVIEAAHGRSVIDLCRAGIDATIAKQIEKLGKAYCGPTHSTRKQADARKAAARNEHTINTLLEIERLVGKLDDDAHAWPMRLALTRQTANLRALRARGAELLSQYNAPTKPNPDMKLSHKAVPDSTLTDVSVRGPAHLAKAALDRAHALADETGLAPAEAFLHLAASDTSEEGSAPGTAQGPVLEPAIIIPLNEDVAGWEKLGLDEVRMSMTNGTTMTGADFVRANLAAQGYALIVDPITGEDLELYRLYDEERFATVKQRLRQRLKTPVCAWPGCGKPADECQMHHIKAYKHGGKSEMKNYTMLCGFDNGRNDDDRDKPRYGHIEKIDGLDYWVPAFGGEPVLNDHPAARGGAIRLVRGGMSTLAGAGASNAPPDG, encoded by the coding sequence ATGGACGCATTCGAAGCTTTTGCAGCGCAGTGGCGCAGCGGCATGGCTGTCATTGAGGCAGCTCACGGCCGTAGCGTGATCGACTTGTGCCGCGCAGGAATCGATGCGACGATCGCGAAGCAGATCGAGAAGCTGGGCAAAGCGTACTGCGGGCCCACCCATTCCACGCGTAAACAGGCAGACGCGCGGAAGGCGGCAGCGCGCAACGAGCACACGATTAATACGTTGCTGGAGATTGAACGCCTCGTCGGCAAGCTCGATGATGACGCGCACGCGTGGCCGATGCGCCTCGCCCTGACCCGGCAGACGGCGAACCTGCGTGCCCTGCGTGCGCGCGGTGCCGAGCTGCTGTCCCAGTACAACGCCCCCACCAAGCCCAACCCGGACATGAAGCTGAGCCACAAGGCTGTGCCCGATTCCACGCTGACGGACGTGTCGGTGCGTGGGCCTGCGCATTTGGCGAAGGCTGCGCTGGACCGGGCGCACGCGCTTGCCGACGAGACCGGCCTTGCACCCGCCGAGGCGTTTTTGCACCTGGCGGCGTCTGACACCTCGGAGGAAGGCTCCGCACCTGGCACTGCGCAGGGCCCGGTGCTGGAGCCGGCGATTATCATCCCGCTCAACGAGGACGTCGCCGGTTGGGAGAAGCTTGGGCTGGACGAGGTACGCATGTCCATGACCAACGGCACCACCATGACAGGGGCTGACTTCGTCCGCGCCAACCTCGCAGCCCAAGGCTACGCGCTGATCGTTGACCCGATCACCGGTGAGGACCTTGAGCTTTACAGGCTTTACGACGAAGAACGCTTCGCCACTGTGAAACAGAGGCTGCGCCAACGGCTGAAAACCCCGGTGTGCGCGTGGCCCGGCTGCGGAAAACCTGCCGACGAGTGCCAGATGCACCACATCAAAGCCTACAAACATGGCGGTAAGTCCGAGATGAAGAACTACACCATGTTGTGCGGGTTTGATAACGGGCGTAACGACGATGACCGCGACAAACCCCGCTACGGCCACATAGAAAAAATCGATGGGCTGGACTATTGGGTGCCAGCGTTTGGCGGTGAGCCGGTGCTTAATGATCATCCCGCCGCGAGGGGCGGGGCGATCAGGTTAGTGCGCGGCGGGATGAGCACGCTCGCCGGAGCTGGAGCGAGTAATGCGCCGCCAGATGGTTAG
- a CDS encoding PLDc N-terminal domain-containing protein, whose translation MSNMAFSGSSVLVPPVYDIAWSGLLLLSVLLPVVVVIGERRTGSTWPATLVWALLALVAPLVGFVVWLVWSAAIRPELRTRRDA comes from the coding sequence ATGAGTAACATGGCCTTTAGCGGATCCAGCGTTCTTGTGCCCCCTGTGTATGACATCGCGTGGAGTGGCCTGCTCCTGCTCAGCGTTCTGCTGCCTGTGGTGGTTGTGATCGGTGAGCGTCGCACCGGCTCGACATGGCCAGCAACTCTTGTGTGGGCGCTGCTTGCGTTGGTTGCCCCACTGGTTGGTTTTGTTGTCTGGCTTGTGTGGTCTGCCGCGATCCGCCCCGAGCTGCGGACCCGCCGTGACGCGTAG
- a CDS encoding AEC family transporter, whose amino-acid sequence MLDVITGFAIIFAVIATGYVLARTGVIGPGKQRLMFNRVAFYAATPALLFSSVAVSDVSTFFSPVVLVVLVATVVTAAIYWALSAALFRQDIPTTTAGAASASYFNSVNIGLPISIYVIGDATWVIPVLVLQMVVFTPFVIAGLTVDGSSSRSSGGKIVEAIRSGITSPVVVAPLLGVIVAWLGITVPQPVMAPIELLGGASIPMILMSFGASLHGGTVLDHKPDRPAVITATALKLIVMPIIAFAAGWLLGLPTNLLYAGVILAALPTAQNVYNYAATYQRGEIVARDTVFLTTFLAMPAMIVIALLFGN is encoded by the coding sequence ATGCTTGACGTGATTACCGGTTTTGCCATTATTTTCGCGGTGATCGCCACCGGCTATGTGCTGGCCCGCACAGGTGTGATCGGCCCCGGCAAACAACGGCTGATGTTTAACAGGGTAGCGTTCTACGCGGCGACACCGGCGTTGTTGTTTTCGTCGGTGGCTGTCTCGGACGTGTCCACGTTCTTCTCCCCCGTTGTGCTGGTGGTACTTGTCGCCACCGTGGTGACGGCCGCGATTTACTGGGCGCTGTCGGCCGCGCTTTTTCGCCAGGATATTCCCACAACTACAGCTGGTGCTGCCTCTGCCAGTTATTTCAACTCGGTCAACATCGGGTTGCCGATCTCCATCTATGTCATCGGCGATGCCACCTGGGTGATCCCGGTGCTCGTGCTGCAAATGGTGGTGTTTACTCCCTTTGTGATCGCTGGGTTGACGGTGGATGGGTCGTCGTCACGCTCCAGTGGCGGTAAAATCGTGGAGGCGATCCGCTCCGGTATTACCTCGCCGGTAGTGGTGGCGCCCTTGCTCGGGGTGATTGTGGCGTGGCTGGGGATCACGGTACCTCAGCCGGTGATGGCGCCGATCGAGCTGCTGGGTGGCGCGTCAATTCCCATGATCCTGATGAGCTTCGGCGCTTCGCTACATGGTGGCACGGTGCTGGACCACAAACCAGACCGCCCCGCAGTGATCACGGCGACGGCGCTGAAGCTGATCGTCATGCCCATCATCGCGTTTGCTGCGGGCTGGCTTTTGGGCTTGCCGACGAATCTGCTCTACGCCGGCGTGATTCTTGCAGCTTTGCCGACAGCCCAAAACGTGTACAACTATGCGGCCACGTACCAGCGTGGGGAGATCGTGGCGCGCGATACTGTTTTTCTCACCACGTTCCTGGCGATGCCGGCGATGATCGTGATTGCTCTACTATTCGGGAACTAG
- a CDS encoding DUF4229 domain-containing protein has product MSATTPGSPNDADVKATRSRANRAVAIYGLLRIVMFVVLTIIIQVVAVLIDAPVPLVMSALLALIVAFPLSMLVFRHQRMEATEAVAEWSEKRRAKKEWVARELSER; this is encoded by the coding sequence ATGTCCGCAACTACACCAGGTTCCCCGAACGACGCCGATGTCAAAGCCACCCGCTCGCGCGCGAACCGCGCCGTGGCGATTTATGGCCTCCTGCGTATCGTCATGTTTGTGGTGCTAACCATCATCATCCAAGTAGTCGCAGTGCTTATCGACGCCCCCGTACCCCTTGTCATGTCCGCGCTCCTGGCACTGATTGTGGCATTCCCGCTGTCGATGTTGGTGTTCCGCCACCAGCGGATGGAAGCCACGGAGGCTGTAGCCGAGTGGTCCGAGAAACGCCGCGCGAAGAAGGAATGGGTCGCCCGCGAGCTGTCCGAGCGCTGA
- a CDS encoding helix-turn-helix domain-containing protein, with amino-acid sequence MAGPRNKVGKPASEDPVLIELGQSLAARRRADGRLQQEVAEAAGVSRSTLHTIEHGGAGVRFEKVVAVAHALGLGICFKELNDD; translated from the coding sequence ATGGCTGGTCCACGAAATAAGGTCGGCAAACCAGCCAGCGAAGACCCCGTCCTCATTGAACTGGGACAATCGCTGGCAGCCCGGCGTCGCGCCGACGGCCGCCTGCAACAAGAAGTTGCCGAAGCCGCAGGCGTATCCCGTTCTACGTTGCATACCATCGAGCATGGTGGCGCCGGTGTCCGCTTTGAGAAAGTAGTCGCCGTCGCCCACGCTCTCGGTCTGGGGATTTGCTTTAAGGAGCTTAACGACGATTAG
- the ccsB gene encoding c-type cytochrome biogenesis protein CcsB — translation MNVNTDLAELSDLSFLTAYIIYFVALIVSLIHYGRMQGVIDMRRMRDAQQVAQEADVKAEEKALVSAGGGSSTRDFDEDHGLIDEPFDQAEYDRRVKGARKFAGMTQALVWFGIALHLVSVVTRGLAAQRFPGGNMYEYIALATLITMVVAAIVAQKKNWHTMWPWVLTPMVILMFINNTALYIPVSPLVPALQSHWLPVHISSVAGGASIGMVSGVFALLYLLRIWQPKGKEHGFFGAVAKPLPSAKTLDSLTYKTAIITLPVFGIGILLGAVWAEASWGRPWGWDPKETVSLISWILYAAYLHARATAGWKNYKAAWINVLALATTIFNLFFINMVVSGLHSYAGLN, via the coding sequence ATGAACGTCAATACCGACCTGGCGGAACTGTCTGACCTGTCATTTCTGACCGCGTACATTATCTATTTCGTTGCGCTCATCGTCTCGTTAATACACTACGGGCGGATGCAGGGCGTTATCGATATGCGGCGGATGCGCGACGCCCAGCAGGTGGCGCAAGAGGCCGACGTGAAGGCCGAAGAGAAAGCTTTGGTCAGTGCCGGCGGTGGGTCGTCGACACGCGACTTCGACGAAGACCATGGGCTTATCGACGAGCCCTTTGACCAGGCGGAATATGATAGGCGGGTGAAGGGCGCGCGCAAATTTGCGGGTATGACGCAGGCATTGGTGTGGTTTGGTATTGCACTGCACCTGGTGAGCGTGGTTACTCGTGGTCTTGCGGCGCAGCGTTTCCCCGGAGGCAATATGTACGAATATATTGCCCTAGCCACCCTGATCACCATGGTTGTGGCAGCGATTGTTGCGCAGAAAAAGAACTGGCACACGATGTGGCCATGGGTGCTCACCCCGATGGTCATCCTGATGTTCATCAATAACACGGCGTTGTATATTCCCGTTTCACCGCTGGTACCGGCGTTGCAATCCCACTGGTTGCCGGTGCATATCTCGTCGGTGGCTGGTGGCGCGTCGATCGGCATGGTCTCTGGTGTGTTCGCGCTGCTCTACCTGCTGCGCATCTGGCAGCCGAAGGGCAAAGAGCATGGTTTCTTCGGTGCGGTGGCAAAGCCGCTGCCGAGTGCGAAGACCCTGGACTCGCTGACCTACAAGACCGCGATCATCACCCTGCCAGTGTTCGGTATTGGCATTCTGCTGGGTGCGGTGTGGGCGGAAGCTTCGTGGGGCCGGCCGTGGGGTTGGGATCCGAAGGAGACTGTGTCGCTGATTTCCTGGATTTTGTACGCGGCCTACCTGCATGCGCGTGCTACTGCCGGTTGGAAAAATTACAAGGCGGCGTGGATCAACGTGCTGGCATTGGCCACCACTATCTTCAACTTGTTCTTCATTAACATGGTGGTGTCGGGCCTACACTCCTATGCGGGGCTGAACTAG
- a CDS encoding cytochrome c biogenesis protein ResB yields the protein MQRVWRWLKKAWHWLTSMRTALVLLFLLALVSIPGALLPQRTVSQFQVDEWIASNPRLGHIYDRLQLFDVFSSTWFIAIVTLLMVSLVGCILPRSWDHYKAYKTPPTRAPKFLHRMPMHAEGIVDKPLEEAKADATRALKRWHVAEYSAEEDRAGANSLAAERGYGRELANLIFHIGIVAVLITVFVGRMIYYEGQVIIVTESESEYAVPVEQSQEFCNTSPANFDSFRAGALFDGTGLTPFCFVSHNFVADYLPNGQANEFTSDISYALDDEITTDQETWQDYTLRVNHPLRIGGDRVYLQGHGFAPQITVTWPNGESRTQMIQFQPDDPTFFLSSGVMRFDPPAGMYPDLFERRQNQIAIEGLFAPTAQWGGVDNNELTSVYPSMQDPAMAIDIYRGDAGLDSGRPQNIFTLDQTLIANGQLQKVDRVNLQPGDEATIDGGITVRFDGAAEYANYQISHDPSQGWVLASAIVMLAGLIGSLMIKRRRVWVRFVEERAGVSGAGEERAGVSGAGEERARTRIELGGLARTDRAGWTGEFDELTDVILGKVDPTSDDSDVMGYDDL from the coding sequence GTGCAACGAGTGTGGAGATGGCTGAAGAAAGCCTGGCACTGGCTCACCAGCATGCGCACCGCCTTGGTGCTGCTATTCCTGCTGGCCCTCGTCTCCATCCCAGGTGCCCTGCTGCCACAACGCACAGTCAGCCAGTTCCAGGTTGATGAGTGGATCGCCTCCAACCCACGCCTCGGCCACATCTACGACCGCCTCCAGCTTTTCGACGTCTTCAGCTCCACCTGGTTTATCGCAATTGTCACCCTGTTGATGGTCTCGCTTGTCGGCTGCATCCTGCCCCGCTCCTGGGACCACTACAAGGCATACAAGACCCCACCTACCAGGGCACCAAAGTTTCTGCACCGCATGCCCATGCACGCAGAGGGAATCGTCGATAAGCCCCTGGAAGAAGCCAAAGCAGACGCAACACGCGCGCTGAAGCGCTGGCACGTAGCCGAATACAGCGCCGAGGAAGACAGGGCAGGAGCCAATTCTTTAGCGGCCGAACGCGGATACGGGCGCGAGCTGGCCAACCTGATCTTTCACATCGGCATCGTCGCCGTTTTAATCACCGTGTTCGTCGGGCGCATGATCTACTACGAAGGCCAAGTGATCATCGTCACCGAATCCGAGTCCGAATACGCCGTGCCCGTCGAGCAGTCCCAAGAATTCTGCAACACCTCGCCCGCCAACTTCGACTCCTTCCGCGCCGGCGCACTTTTCGACGGCACCGGGCTGACCCCGTTCTGCTTTGTTTCCCACAACTTCGTAGCCGACTACCTACCCAACGGGCAGGCCAACGAGTTCACCTCCGATATCTCCTACGCGCTTGACGACGAGATCACCACCGACCAAGAAACGTGGCAGGACTACACCTTGCGTGTGAATCATCCGCTACGCATCGGCGGTGACCGTGTCTACCTGCAAGGACACGGATTCGCCCCACAAATCACGGTGACGTGGCCGAATGGTGAATCACGCACCCAGATGATCCAGTTCCAGCCGGATGATCCGACGTTTTTCCTCTCCTCCGGTGTCATGCGTTTTGACCCGCCGGCCGGCATGTACCCAGATCTTTTTGAGCGCCGCCAAAACCAGATCGCCATCGAGGGCTTATTCGCACCCACCGCGCAGTGGGGTGGGGTGGATAATAATGAACTAACTTCGGTGTACCCCTCCATGCAAGATCCAGCCATGGCCATCGACATTTACCGTGGTGACGCTGGACTGGATTCTGGCCGTCCCCAGAACATCTTCACGCTTGACCAAACGTTGATCGCTAACGGCCAGCTGCAGAAGGTGGACCGCGTTAACCTTCAACCTGGGGACGAGGCAACCATCGACGGTGGTATTACCGTGCGTTTCGACGGTGCCGCCGAGTACGCAAATTACCAGATCAGCCACGACCCGTCGCAAGGGTGGGTGCTGGCCAGTGCGATTGTGATGCTGGCTGGGCTGATTGGTTCGCTGATGATTAAACGCCGCCGGGTGTGGGTGCGTTTTGTTGAGGAGCGTGCTGGTGTTTCCGGTGCGGGCGAGGAACGTGCTGGTGTTTCCGGTGCGGGCGAGGAACGAGCCCGCACCCGCATCGAATTGGGTGGCCTGGCGCGCACCGACCGTGCTGGCTGGACCGGCGAGTTCGACGAGCTAACCGACGTGATCTTAGGCAAGGTCGATCCCACTTCCGACGATTCCGATGTCATGGGCTATGACGATCTTTAA
- a CDS encoding cytochrome c biogenesis CcdA family protein, protein MGEIFADAVASGPLLIGLVAAALAGLVSFASPCVVPLVPGYMSYLTGIVGGEMTIDEKYGPKVGKRRKGAVVGAAALFVLGFTVVFILMSVTVFGAVSLIQLNRDLLMRIGGAVTIVMGLVFIGMVPALQRDTRMQPKKWASWIGAPLLGGVFALGWTPCLGPTLAAIISVAVGTDGMTAARGTLLIIGYCLGLGLPFILIALGSARAMKTFDFVRKHSRTLQVIGGVLMIIVGIALLTGVWNYFISWSQTLVADFGTTVI, encoded by the coding sequence ATGGGTGAAATCTTCGCAGACGCAGTCGCCAGTGGCCCGCTGCTGATCGGCCTGGTGGCCGCGGCGCTGGCTGGGCTGGTGTCCTTCGCCTCCCCATGCGTCGTGCCGTTGGTTCCCGGTTACATGTCGTATCTCACCGGAATCGTCGGCGGCGAAATGACTATCGACGAAAAGTACGGCCCGAAAGTGGGCAAGCGTCGGAAAGGCGCTGTAGTTGGTGCTGCCGCACTGTTTGTTCTGGGATTTACCGTTGTGTTCATCCTCATGTCGGTCACCGTGTTCGGCGCCGTCAGCCTCATCCAGCTCAACCGTGACCTGCTGATGCGGATCGGCGGTGCCGTCACCATCGTGATGGGGCTGGTGTTTATCGGCATGGTGCCCGCCCTGCAGCGTGACACACGTATGCAGCCGAAAAAGTGGGCGAGCTGGATCGGCGCACCACTGCTGGGTGGTGTGTTTGCGCTTGGCTGGACACCGTGTCTCGGGCCCACCTTGGCCGCAATCATTTCGGTCGCGGTGGGCACCGACGGCATGACGGCCGCACGCGGCACCCTGCTGATCATCGGCTACTGCCTCGGGCTGGGTCTGCCTTTTATCCTCATCGCACTCGGCTCCGCCCGCGCCATGAAAACTTTTGACTTCGTGCGCAAGCATTCGCGCACCCTGCAGGTGATCGGCGGTGTGCTCATGATCATCGTCGGCATCGCGCTGCTGACGGGTGTGTGGAACTACTTCATTAGCTGGTCGCAAACACTGGTCGCCGACTTCGGCACCACCGTTATCTAG
- a CDS encoding TlpA disulfide reductase family protein, with the protein MHTRCGQKLGLVAVLTAVSLGFAACAQDSGNAQTFAFHSPGGEVEIFYPADERKPIQDFSGESLMEEGETITLSDFEGQVVVLNAWGQWCAPCRAEVDDLQKAHEELGDKGTVLGINVRDYNAQIARDFVLDNGVTYPSIYDPPFKTAAALGGVPTSVIPTTIVLDKEHRPAAVFLREVSAQDILDVTDELVQES; encoded by the coding sequence ATGCACACACGATGTGGCCAGAAGCTTGGCCTGGTAGCGGTGCTCACCGCTGTAAGCTTAGGTTTTGCTGCTTGCGCTCAAGATTCTGGAAACGCCCAAACCTTCGCCTTCCATTCCCCAGGTGGTGAGGTGGAAATTTTCTACCCCGCTGATGAGCGCAAACCTATCCAGGACTTCTCGGGCGAATCCCTCATGGAGGAAGGCGAGACCATCACCCTGTCTGACTTCGAGGGCCAGGTTGTTGTTTTAAACGCGTGGGGGCAATGGTGTGCGCCCTGCCGCGCCGAGGTCGACGACCTGCAAAAGGCACACGAAGAGCTGGGCGACAAAGGCACAGTGTTGGGGATTAATGTGCGCGACTACAACGCCCAGATCGCCCGCGACTTCGTCCTCGACAATGGGGTGACCTACCCCTCGATCTACGACCCACCGTTTAAAACCGCCGCGGCGTTAGGCGGTGTGCCCACCTCGGTGATCCCCACCACCATCGTGTTGGACAAAGAGCACCGCCCGGCCGCCGTCTTCCTGCGCGAGGTTAGTGCCCAGGACATCCTCGACGTCACCGATGAATTAGTGCAAGAAAGCTGA